One Oncorhynchus masou masou isolate Uvic2021 chromosome 27, UVic_Omas_1.1, whole genome shotgun sequence genomic window carries:
- the LOC135516056 gene encoding putative Dol-P-Glc:Glc(2)Man(9)GlcNAc(2)-PP-Dol alpha-1,2-glucosyltransferase, with the protein MEKFERYIFTALCSTNFLVSCLLFSKITREQREPYMDEIFHVRQAQKYCYGKFNEWDPMITTLPGLYLASVGVIKPVVWLVDLTGKVVCSTAMLRFINLLFNCGILYLLYLIICKIHLKEKTKTASRRVLSALSLSTFPVLYFFNFLYYTDAGSTFFILFTYLMTLYGCHKASALISVFAIFFRQTNIIWVAFCASTVVANKMDETWRTEQSKKKDDKLPYQIPFSVCGVKRVMRFLLEFLTTANHVKAVMLVAWPYILVAVGFIAFIVLNDGIVVGDRSSHEACLNFPQLFYFFSFALFFSSPTSLCYHRALRFIQNLKKQPLLYLLITGFCLLLVWKFTFVHKYLLADNRHFPFYVWKRIFQKHEVVRFALIPAYVFAAWNFMDTLKSRSLFWSLAFLVCLLAATVPQKLLEFRYFIVPYLLYRLHMPLPSLTRLVLEFLFYTAVNAATLYIFINKTFQWPNSPAVQRFMW; encoded by the exons ATGGAGAAATTCGAAAGGTACATTTTCACTGCTCTCTGCAGCACCAACTTTTTGGTTTCATGTCTCCTGTTCTCCAAAATAACTCGGGAGCAAAGGGAGCCCTACATGGACGAAATATTTCACGTCCGTCAAGCTCAGAAATACTGCTACGGGAAGTTTAACGAG TGGGACCCAATGATCACCACGCTTCCTGGCCTGTACCTGGCGTCAGTGGGTGTGATCAAGCCAGTGGTGTGGCTAGTGGACCTTACAGGGAAGGTAGTGTGTTCTACGGCGATGCTGCGCTTCATCAACCTCCTCTTCAACTGTGGTATCCTCTACCTGCTGTATCTCATCATCTGCAAGATCCACCTTAAAGAGAAG ACGAAGACTGCCTCCCGCAGAGTTCTCTCAGCCCTGTCCCTGTCCACCTTCCCCGTGCTCTACTTCTTCAACTTCCTCTACTACACAGATGCCGGATCTACTTTCTTCATTCTCTTCACGTACCTCATGACCCTGTACGGCTGTCACAAAGCCTCGGCACTCATCAGCGTCTTCGCCATATTCTTCCGCCAGACCAACATCATCTGGGTGGCGTTCTGCGCCAGCACGGTTGTGGCCAACAAGATGGACGAAACTTGGAGGACAGAACAGTCGAAGAAAAAGGACGATAAGTTGCCCTATCAGATACCTTTCTCCGTATGTGGGGTGAAGAGAGTGATGCGTTTCCTGTTGGAATTCCTGACCACAGCCAATCATGTGAAGGCTGTGATGTTAGTGGCGTGGCCGTACATTCTTGTTGCTGTGGGTTTTATTGCATTCATTGTGTTGAATGATGGGATCGTAGTCGGAGACAGATCCAGTCACGAGGCCTGTCTCAACTTCCCTCAGCTCTTCTACTTCTTCTCCTTTGCCCTCTTCTTCTCCAGCCCCACATCGCTGTGCTACCACCGAGCTCTCCGCTTCATCCAGAACCTCAAGAAGCAGCCACTGCTCTACTTACTGATCACGGGATTCTGCCTTCTCCTAGTGTGGAAGTTCACCTTCGTACACAAGTACCTCCTGGCTGACAACAGACACTTCCCCTTCTACGTGTGGAAGAGGATCTTCCAGAAGCATGAGGTGGTGCGTTTTGCCCTCATCCCGGCATACGTGTTTGCAGCGTGGAACTTCATGGACACTCTGAAGTCCCGGTCGTTGTTCTGGAGCCTGGCGTTCCTGGTGTGTCTGCTGGCGGCCACAGTGCCTCAGAAGCTGCTAGAGTTCAGGTACTTTATTGTTCCGTACCTGCTCTACCGCCTCCACATGCCCCTGCCCTCCCTCACCAGACTGGT